A portion of the Rhipicephalus sanguineus isolate Rsan-2018 unplaced genomic scaffold, BIME_Rsan_1.4 Seq647, whole genome shotgun sequence genome contains these proteins:
- the LOC119377979 gene encoding uncharacterized protein LOC119377979, producing MQRNETHPNTEATGTTDHDVSAVSFRLPPYWDRNPSIWFLQAESQFVLSGVRTEQRKYHIVVSALSPAAAEEVCDLLSGPPSATPYSTLKAALLERTTVSQRSRIQQLLSAEELGDRRPSQLLRHMRTLMSSSTTPTDDNLLCELFLQRLPANVQMVLATASTWDLNSLASLADKVLEVATPYVCNVTPSSNNVSVVPQIPSTPASPIDALCHRLEELVCAAERHYTPPRHRRDRSPSTPRYGREQRSRSPTPPRMCFYHRRFGKDARHCLQPCSWQENKQADH from the coding sequence ATGCAACGCAACGAGACACACCCCAACACGGAAGCTACTGGCACGACCGATCATGACGTCTCTGCGGTCTCCTTCCGACTCCCACCTTACTGGGACCGCAACCCTTCGATCTGGTTCCTGCAAGCAGAGTCACAATTCGTGCTTTCTGGCGTGCGCACCGAACAACGCAAGTACCATATCGTCGTTTCGGCACTGTCACCTGCCGCTGCCGAAGAGGTATGTGACCTGCTTTCAGGACCGCCCTCCGCCACACCATACAGCACTCTCAAGGCTGCTCTGTTGGAGCGAACGACGGTATCACAGCGTTCTCGCATCCAACAACTGCTCTCCGCGGAGGAATTGGGCGACCGCCGGCCAAGCCAGCTTCTTCGTCATATGCGTACACTGATGAGCAGCAGCACAACCCCCACAGATGACAACTTGCTGTGCGAACTCTTTCTGCAGCGCCTTCCGGCCAATGTGCAAATGGTCCTCGCCACTGCCTCCACGTGGGACCTCAACAGTTTGGCCAGCCTGGCAGATAAAGTCCTGGAGGTAGCGACGCCATATGTGTGCAACGTCACGCCATCATCCAACAACGTGAGTGTCGTTCCACAGATACCATCTACCCCTGCTTCTCCTATCGACGCACTTTGCCATCGCTTGGAAGAACTGGTTTGTGCTGCGGAGCGTCATTACACCCCACCACGTCACCGAAGAGACCGCAGCCCAAGCACCCCGCGGTATGGACGAGAACAACGCTCCCGGTCTCCCACACCACCAAGGATGTGTTTTTACCACCGTCGTTTTGGGAAGGACGCGCGTCACTGTCTCCAACCTTGCTCGTGGCAGGAAAACAAGCAGGCCGACCATTAA